CTGCGCGACATCGAGAGGGGCGTCTTTCAGATCGAGCTCGCTGAGAAAGTAGGGCAGCAGGGCATCTTTCATGATGATGCCTCCGGCCGGTGTCGGATGCACGGCGTCTTCATACTTCACTTTTTGAAGCTTTCCGTTGCGGTCGGGCATACGCAGGGCGTAGATGCCGTTGATCGTCGTATGCTCCCACGAAGGAACATAAAAGGCATTCGGATAACGACTGCAAACCTCACGAAAGATGTCGTTCGTCACCGGATAACGCACCGAGAACGTGCGATGATCGGTGGCCGGCTGTCCGATGAGATAGAGACGCTTGACTCGCGGAGCGAAGCGCTTCACATATTCGTTGACATGACGCGCATAACGCGTTCGGAATTCCGGGTTGTGGAACATGTAGTTTTTGCCGTCTTTTTCTTTGACGGCCAGCGTATCGTTTGCGCCATAAAAGGCGATGAGCACGTCGGGATTATGTCGCCGCAGCAGCTCTTCGGTGCGGGCCGACCAGTCGTACGGATGCAGCCCCGACAGACCGGTGGAGATCTTGTAGTCCCTCTCGACGAATACGTCGGGGCGGCTGGCAAATTCCTCGGCCAGCGCCTTGCCGAAAAATCCGCCCATCATAGAGTCGCCGACCATGACGATGCGAATCGGCCCTTCAACCTTCGTCCGGGCCGGATTCTTGAGATCGCCAGAGGCACACTGCGTAAGCGAGGCAAGCAGCACAAGGATCATGCCGGTCACTATGCTTTTCGCAGGCAGAATTCGAGTAAGAGAGCGACGTTTCATACGATGAACCTCTGATGCTCTCTTCGCTTGCTCTGTCAAGTACTCGATGGCCGGTGCATATCCTTTTTGGTTTGACGACCCTTCAATCCGGGCAGAGCATGAAGCATGCTTGATCTCGAAGATGCGATCCGAGAAACCGTGCAAATACTGGACACGGCTCCCGTTGAATTCGCCTATCTTTTCGGCAGTATGGCGTCGGGGGAACAGAACAGGTTTTCTGATGTCGATCTGGCCGTGCATCGGGAAGAAGGAGCCGACGTCATCCAGCAGACCATGGATCTGTATGATCGTATCGGTAAAGTATTTGAACCGGTGAAGCTCGACCTTATCATTCTGAACTCCGCTCCGATCAGCTTGAGCGGACGCATTCTGACGAAATCACGCCTTATTTATGATCGAGCACCTTTTCGCCGTCACATTTACGAATCCCTGACATTGCGTATGTTCTGGGACTTCCGTATCAAAGAAGATGCCTTCTTCAAAGCAAGGTTTGCTCATGGTTGATCGAGCGCTGATCTACCGAAAGCTCGCGGCGCTGGAGGAATACCTTCTTTCGGTTTTGGTATCTTCTCGGCCTCGCGCCACTTCCGCCCATGATAAAAAATTAGTTTAATATAGTCTGCCGCTGGAAGGTAAGAAATTACCGCACCTACAGTGTATCTAAATTTTTTCCCATCCACTAACCGCATTACTTTTTCTCGGTCTCTCGTTCTTGGGTAATACTTCTTTGCTTCAATAACGATCAGATTCCCTTGATTTCCGCTTACCCGCTTGTGAACAAGGATGTCGGGGCGAATGCGATCATTCCTGGAAAGCTCCTTTTCATCC
This region of Leptonema illini DSM 21528 genomic DNA includes:
- a CDS encoding DUF459 domain-containing protein, with the translated sequence MKRRSLTRILPAKSIVTGMILVLLASLTQCASGDLKNPARTKVEGPIRIVMVGDSMMGGFFGKALAEEFASRPDVFVERDYKISTGLSGLHPYDWSARTEELLRRHNPDVLIAFYGANDTLAVKEKDGKNYMFHNPEFRTRYARHVNEYVKRFAPRVKRLYLIGQPATDHRTFSVRYPVTNDIFREVCSRYPNAFYVPSWEHTTINGIYALRMPDRNGKLQKVKYEDAVHPTPAGGIIMKDALLPYFLSELDLKDAPLDVAQTEAKPSVEKAN
- the mntA gene encoding type VII toxin-antitoxin system MntA family adenylyltransferase antitoxin, translating into MLDLEDAIRETVQILDTAPVEFAYLFGSMASGEQNRFSDVDLAVHREEGADVIQQTMDLYDRIGKVFEPVKLDLIILNSAPISLSGRILTKSRLIYDRAPFRRHIYESLTLRMFWDFRIKEDAFFKARFAHG